In Caloenas nicobarica isolate bCalNic1 chromosome 35, bCalNic1.hap1, whole genome shotgun sequence, a single window of DNA contains:
- the GABBR1 gene encoding gamma-aminobutyric acid type B receptor subunit 1 — MAGPRPPPGWLWVLAGVAALVSAPALGTGKKAVHVGALFPMSGGWPGGQACLPAVRMALEDVNSRRDILPDYELRLIHHDSKCDPGQATKYLYELLYNDPIKIILMPGCSSVSTLVAEAARMWNLIVLSYGSSSPALSNRQRFPTFFRTHPSATLHNPTRVQLFKKWGWTKIATIQQTTEVFTSTLDDLDQRVKEAGLEITFRQSFFSDPAAPVRNLKRQDARIIVGLFYETEARKVFCEVYKEKLYGKKYVWFLIGWYADNWFRIKDPAINCTEAEMAEAVEGHVTTEIVMLNPENTRSISNMTSQEFIEKLQKRLGKNPEETGGFQEAPLAYDAIWALALALNKTSAELVKKGLRLEDFNYNNKNITDEIYRALNSSAFEGVSGHVVFDASGSRMAWTLIEQLQGGVYKKIGYYDSTKDNLSWYNNDKWIGGAPPADYTKVITTFRFLSQKLFISVSVLASLGILLAIICLAFNIYNGHVRYIQNSQPYLNNMTAVGCTLALAAVFPLGLDGYHIGPGLFPFVCQARLWLLGLGFSLAYGSMFTKIWWVHTVFTKKEEKKEKRKTLEPWKLYATVGLLVGLDVVTLVVWQIVDPLHRTIEEFTKEEPKTDTDVSILPQLEHCSSTKMNTWLGIFYGFKGLLLLLGIFLAYETKSVSTEKINDHRAVGMAIYNVAVLCLITAPVTMILNSQQDAAFAFASLAVVFSSYITLVVLFVPKMRRLITRGEWQSEQQDTMKTGSSTNNNEEEKSRLLEKENRELEKIIAEKEERVSELRQQLHDRQQLRSRRRSSNPARDGDNNHLPPGLGSPPPPSAPPGPFYPPNLPLVRCLVSEQADKLGRGNCDGSRVHLLYK; from the exons ATGGCGgggccccggccgccccccgggtggctgtgggtgctggcGGGGGTGGCGGCGCTGGTGTCAGCCCCGGCTCTGGGGACAGGGAAGAAGGCGGTTCACGTGGGGGCGCTGTTCCCCATGAGcggggggtggccggggggccAGGCCTGCCTGCCCGCCGTGCGCATGGCCCTGGAGGACGTCAACAGCCGCAGGGACATCCTGCCCGACTACGAGCTGAGGCTCATCCACCACGACAGCAAG tGTGACCCCGGCCAGGCCACCAAGTATCTCTACGAGCTTCTCTACAACGACCCCATCAAGATCATCCTCATGCCCGGTTGCAGCAGCGTCTCCACCTTGGTGGCCGAGGCCGCTCGGATGTGGAACCTCATTGTG CTCTCGTACGGCTCCAGCTCCCCCGCCCTGTCCAACCGCCAGCGCTTCCCCACCTTCTTCCGCACCCACCCCTCGGCCACGCTGCACAACCCCACGCGCGTCCAGCTCTTCAAGAAGTGGGGCTGGACCAAGATCGCCACCATCCAGCAGACCACGGAGGTCTTCACCTCG ACCCTCGACGACCTGGACCAACGGGTGAAGGAGGCCGGGTTGGAGATCACCTTCCGCCAGAGCTTCTTCTCCGACCCCGCTGCGCCCGTCAGGAACCTCAAG CGCCAGGATGCCCGGATCATCGTGGGGCTCTTCTACGAGACGGAGGCGCGGAAGGTCTTCTGCGAG GTCTACAAGGAGAAGCTCTATGGCAAGAAGTACGTCTGGTTCCTCATTGGCTGGTACGCTGACAACTGGTTCCGCATCAAGGACCCGGCCATCAACTGCACCGAGGCCGAGATGGCCGAGGCCGTGGAGGGCCACGTCACCACCGAGATCGTCATGCTCAACCCCGAGAACACCCGCAGCATCTCCAACATG ACCTCCCAGGAGTTCATCGAGAAGCTTCAGAAGCGGCTGGGCAAGAACCCTGAGGAGACGGGCGGCTTCCAGGAGGCCCCGTTGGCCTATGACGCCATCTGGGCCTTGGCCTTGGCCCTCAACAAGACCTCGGCCGAGCTGGTCAAGAAGGGTTTGCGCTTGGAGGACTTCAACTACAACAACAAGAACATCACCGACGAGATCTACCGGGCCCTCAACTCCTCTGCCTTCGAGGGTGTCTCG GGACACGTTGTCTTTGACGCCAGCGGTTCCCGCATGGCCTGGACGCTCATCGAGCAGCTCCAAG GGGGCGTCTACAAGAAGATCGGCTACTACGACAGCACCAAGGACAACCTGTCCTGGTACAACAACGACAAGTGGATCG GAGGAGCCCCCCCGGCCGACTACACCAAGGTCATCACCACCTTCCGCTTCCTCTCCCAGAAGCTCTTCATCTCCGTCTCGGTCTTGGCCTCCTTGGGCATCCTCTTGGCCATCATCTGCTTGGCCTTCAACATCTACAACGGTCACGTCCG GTACATCCAGAACTCACAACCGTACCTGAACAACATGACGGCTGTCGGCTGCACCCTGGCGCTGGCGGCTGTTTTTCCACTGGGACTCGACGGGTACCACATCGGACCAGGGCTGTTCCCCTTCGTCTGTCAG GCCCGGTTGTGGCTCCTGGGCTTGGGTTTCAGCCTGGCCTACGGCAGCATGTTCACCAAGATCTGGTGGGTCCACACGGTCTTCAccaagaaggaggagaagaaggagaagaggaag ACGCTGGAGCCCTGGAAACTTTACGCCACcgtggggctgctggtggggctggacGTGGTGACCCTGGTTGTTTGGCAGATCGTGGACCCGCTGCACCGAACCATCGAG gaGTTCACCAAGGAGGAGCCCAAGACGGACACTGATGTCTCCATCCTACCCCAACTGGAACATTGTAGCTCCACCAAGATGAACACCTGGCTCG GGATATTTTATGGTTTCAAGGGGCTGTTGCTGCTCTTGGGCATCTTCTTGGCCTATGAGACCAAGAGCGTCTCCACCGAGAAGATCAATGACCACCGCGCGGTGGGAATGGCCATTTACAACGTGGCG gtcctttgCCTCATCACAGCGCCCGTCACCATGATCCTCAACAGCCAACAGGACGCGGCCTTCGCCTTCGCGTCCTTGGCCGTCGTCTTCTCCTCCTACATCACCTTGGTCGTGCTGTTTGTCCCCAAG ATGCGCCGGCTCATCACGCGGGGCGAGTGGCAGTCGGAGCAGCAGGACACCATGAAAACGGGGTCGTCCACCAACAATAACGAGGAGGAGAAGTCCCGGCTGTTGGAGAAGGAGAACCGTGAGCTGGAGAAAATCATCGCTGAG AAGGAGGAACGCGTCTCCGAGCTCCGCCAGCAGCTCCACGACCGCCAGCAGCTCCGTTCCCGCCGCCGCTCGTCCAACCCCGCGCGGGACGGTGACAACAACCACCTGCCCCCCGGGTTggggtcccccccgcccccctcggccccccCGGGTCCGTTCTACCCCCCCAACCTCCCCCTCGTGCGCTGCCTCGTGTCCGAACAGGCGGACAAGCTGGGACGCGGTAACTGCGACGGGAGCCGCGTCCATCTCCTCTACAAGTGA
- the LOC136000767 gene encoding gamma-aminobutyric acid type B receptor subunit 1-like — protein MLLVPLTLLVLLEPNLAAVHVNLTEGCQIIHPPRDGGIRYRGLTPEEVRSVRFLPFDYEIEYVCRPDREILGPKVRKCQRDGTWTAMGQPSRCLRTCPRLQLSLENGVAVARAMERVPVEGTWAEFSCNPGFRLLGSPRSNCTKTGRWSTPKPVCELRRPFSGPPPPIQPHLASGL, from the exons ATGCTGCTGGTGCCGCTGacgctgctggtgctgctggagcccaACTTGGCGGCCGTTCACGTCAACCTCACCGAGG GGTGCCAGATCATCCACCCCCCGCGGGACGGGGGGATCCGGTACCGGGGTCTGACCCCCGAGGAGGTTCGGAGCGTCCGCTTCCTGCCCTTCGACTACGAGATCGAGTACGTTTGCCGGCCCGACCGCGAGATCCTGGGGCCCAAGGTGCGCAAGTGCCAGCGCGACGGCACCTGGACGGCCATGGGACAGCCCAGCCGCTGCC TGCGGACGTGTCCGCGGCTGCAGCTGAGCCTGGAGAACGGGGTCGCGGTGGCGCGGGCCATGGAGCGGGTGCCGGTGGAGGGGACGTGGGCCGAGTTCAGCTGCAACCCCGGGTTCCGGCTCCTGGGGAGCCCCCGCAGCAACTGCACCAAAACGGGGCGCTGGAGCACCCCCAAACCCGTCTGCGAGC TGCGTCGCCCGTTCTCAG gacccccgcCCCCCATCCAGCCCCACCTGGCATCAGGGCTCTGA
- the LOC136000809 gene encoding zinc finger protein 883-like gives MLQAKRPGQRGGGGGARGGPPDGGDNSGINGDNVETNGDNVENNGDNVENNRDNVENNGDNVEKNGDDMEIDGDNVEIDGDNVEKNGDPVENNRDNLEKNGDDMEKNGDNLEKSGDSAEGAGDTPVPADSSPAHLASPQQPRRQQEVAAPSPRPHRGGSPPPGPPDVPNSCRDCGKSFRSRSALTNHQRIHTGERPFGCQDCGRRFNRRFNLTLHRRVHTGDMPHACPHCGRTFRVSSTLLRHQKTHTGERPYRCGECGKSFRHRSTLTGHGRVHSGERPHKCPECHKSFAESSELLRHRLIHTDGRPHKCPECPKSFRTSSELAEHRRSHTDERPYECGECGKSFKKSSGLVQHWRVHTDERPYQCGECPKSFKYSSDLVQHLRVHTDERPYQCTQCPKSFRNSSGLVQHWRVHAGERPCACPQCGRRFGDGSELARHQQTHDTEGECPSPENFANSPKRRCGRPGEKSHRCPECGRGFSRSSNLRVHQRSHLAQKPYTCLDCPKSFTCSTQLIRHRQIHSREKP, from the exons ATGCTCCAAGCGAAGCGCCCGGGAcagcgcgggggcggcggcggcgctcgGGGGGGTCCCCCGGACGGAGGCGACAACTCGGGGATAAATGGGGACAACGTGGAGACAAATGGGGACAACGTGGAGAACAACGGGGACAACGTGGAGAACAACAGGGACAACGTGGAGAACAACGGGGACAACGTGGAGAAGAATGGGGACGACATGGAGATAGATGGGGACAACGTGGAGATAGATGGGGACAACGTGGAGAAGAACGGGGACCCCGTGGAGAACAACAGGGACAACTTGGAGAAGAATGGGGACGACATGGAGAAGAATGGGGACAACTTGGAGAAGAGCGGGGACAGCGCAGAGGGGGCCGGGGACACGCCGGTGCCAGCGG ATTCCTCCCCAGCACATTTGGCGTCACCGCAGCAGCCGCGACGGCAGCAGGAGGTTGCCGCCCCGTCCCCACGGCCCCATCGCGGGGGATCCCCCCCGCCCGGGCCCCCCGACGTCCCCAACAGCTGCCGGGACTGCGGGAAGAGCTTCCGCTCCCGCTCCGCGCTGACCAACCACCAGCGGATCCACACGGGCGAGCGGCCCTTCGGCTGCCAGGACTGCGGGCGCCGCTTCAACCGCCGCTTCAACCTGACCCTGCACCGCCGCGTGCACACCGGGGACATGCCCCACGCGTGTCCCCACTGCGGGAGGACCTTCCGCGTCAGCTCCACGCTGCTCCGTCACCAGAAGACGCACACGGGCGAGCGGCCGTACCGCTGCGGGGAGTGCGGCAAGAGCTTCCGCCACAGGTCCACGCTCACCGGCCACGGCCGCGTCCACTCGGGCGAGCGGCCCCATAAGTGCCCCGAGTGCCACAAGAGCTTCGCCGAGAGCTCGGAGCTGCTCCGGCACCGGCTGATCCACACGGACGGGCGGCCCCACAAGTGCCCCGAGTGTCCCAAGAGCTTCAGGACGAGCTCGGAGCTCGCGGAGCATCGGCGGTCGCACACGGACGAGCGGCCCTACGAGTGCGGCGAGTGCGGCAAGAGCTTCAAGAAGAGCTCGGGGCTGGTGCAGCATTGGCGCGTCCACACGGACGAGCGGCCCTACCAGTGCGGTGAGTGCCCCAAGTCCTTCAAGTACAGCTCGGATTTGGTGCAGCACCTGCGCGTCCACACGGATGAGCGGCCCTACCAGTGCACCCAGTGCCCCAAGAGCTTCAGGAACAGCTCGGGGCTGGTGCAGCACTGGCGGGTCCACGCCGGCGAGCGGCCCTGCGCTTGTCCCCAATGCGGGCGGCGTTTCGGCGACGGCTCCGAGCTGGCGCGGCATCAACAGACGCACGACACCGAGGGCGAATGTCCCAGCCCAGAGAACTTTGCAAACAGCCCCAAGCGGCGCTGCGGTCGCCCCGGAGAGAAAAGTCACCGCTGCCCTGAGTGCGGGCGCGGGTTCAGCCGCAGCTCCAACCTGCGCGTCCACCAGCGCTCGCACCTGGCGCAGAAACCCTACACCTGCCTCGACTGCCCCAAAAGCTTCACCTGCAGCACCCAACTCATCCGGCACCGGCAGATCCACAGCCGGGAGAAGCCGTAG